In Platichthys flesus chromosome 20, fPlaFle2.1, whole genome shotgun sequence, a single genomic region encodes these proteins:
- the LOC133931545 gene encoding leucine-rich repeat, immunoglobulin-like domain and transmembrane domain-containing protein 2 produces MEAFYVTLRIALVFYVIAPGSSSCLTGCSCTDDIFGRSLLCMETSMGHIPEDIPHDLRKVRIENCHLTELQQGAFSKVSALEFLWLNFNEITLMNIKSLEGLANLTELRLQGNKLTSVPWTAFQDTPKLKILDLKHNRLDVLPEHALRNLPVLTYLDLSVNHLSVISKDVFINWPLYQAAGRAWEKEGLVSNVVIALHDNPWLCDCRLKGFVEFIRTISTPIILMNSYLKCSGPVSKADKFFHEIQLKTCMQPVASAPETNITLPLGANATLTCLVKARPDPTIQWMYSLKIKRGFSVTENHIDAETVASQLVIPSLHLADRGLYTCMANNFIGNSSVSIMVDIPSSNSSAPLPPPVRMLSSGDNAFIEMRIAKQTVYGITLEWYAATDNPSETWFTIHFGKYDSPKKETIYIGPGINSYSVSDLLPVTKYEVCVTLKNHPPRDGQCIVFVTGNDISELEQRERLIHIIVIVCAMVLAVPAGMYACTTEARFNCVERCVDLWRRRRRHGGNLQGTERQGTFDSLQATSEEGLCKDSEENPKTRGKAEARPKGGSAAHLY; encoded by the exons atggaggcattttatgtcaCATTACGCATCGCTCTGGTATTTTATGTCATCGCCCCTGGATCATCGAGTTGTCTGACCGGCTGCTCCTGCACAGATGATATCTTTGGAAG GTCTTTACTATGTATGGAAACCTCCATGGGACACATCCCAGAGGACATCCCACACGATTTAAGGAAGGTCCGTATTGAAAACTGCCACCTGACCGAGTTACAGCAAGGAGCTTTCTCTAAAGTTAGTGCCTTGGAGTTCCTCTGGCTCAACTTCAATGAGATCACCCTGATGAACATTAAAAGCCTGGAGGGGCTCGCCAACCTGACGGAGCTGAGGCTACAAGGGAACAAGTTGACTTCGGTGCCCTGGACGGCATTTCAGGATACGCCGAAACTCAAGATTTTGGACCTGAAGCACAATCGACTGGACGTCCTACCTGAACACGCTCTGAGGAACTTACCCGTCCTGACCTATTTAGATTTATCCGTCAATCACCTTAGCGTCATATCAAAAGATGTCTTCATTAACTGGCCTCTCTACCAAGCAGCAGGGAGAGCGTGGGAGAAAGAAGGGCTGGTCTCCAATGTGGTTATTGCGCTGCATGACAACCCCTGGTTGTGCGACTGCCGCCTCAAAGGCTTTGTTGAATTCATCAGGACCATCAGCACTCCCATCATCCTGATGAACTCTTATCTGAAGTGCTCAGGCCCCGTCTCCAAAGCGGACAAGTTTTTCCACGAGATCCAGTTAAAAACATGCATGCAGCCCGTGGCCTCTGCCCCGGAGACTAACATAACTTTACCTCTCGGGGCAAATGCAACGCTTACATGCTTAGTCAAGGCCAGACCAGACCCGACCATTCAGTGGATGTACAGTCTGAAGATTAAAAGAGGATTTTCTG TAACGGAGAATCACATCGATGCAGAGACCGTCGCCTCCCAGCTGGTCATCCCCTCCCTTCACCTGGCCGACCGCGGCCTTTACACCTGCATGGCCAACAACTTCATCGGCAACTCCTCTGTGAGCATCATGGTCGACATCCCTTCGTCCAACTCCTCCGCCCCTCTCCCTCCGCCTGTCCGCATGTTGTCATCCGGTGACAACGCCTTCATTGAAATGCGCATCGCCAAGCAGACGGTGTACGGCATCACCCTCGAGTGGTACGCGGCGACAGACAACCCTTCTGAGACCTGGTTCACCATCCACTTTGGCAAATATGATTCACCTAAAAAGGAGACGATCTACATCGGCCCCGGCATCAACAGCTACTCAGTCAGCGACCTGCTCCCCGTCACCAAGTATGAGGTGTGCGTGACCCTGAAGAACCACCCGCCGCGGGATGGCCAGTGCATCGTGTTCGTGACGGGAAATGACATCAGCgagctggagcagagagagaggctcatCCACATCATAGTCATCGTGTGCGCCATGGTGCTGGCGGTGCCGGCCGGCATGTACGCCTGCACCACAGAGGCCAGGTTCAACTGCGTTGAGCGCTGTGTGGATCTGTGGAGGAGGCGCAGGAGGCACGGAGGGAACCTGCAGGGAACGGAGAGGCAGGGCACCTTCGACAGCCTGCAGGCGACCAGCGAGGAAGGCCTGTGCAAGGACTCGGAGGAAAATCCGAAAACGAGGGGGAAGGCTGAGGCTAGGCCCAAAGGAGGAAGTGCGGCTCATCTGTATTAG
- the lrit1b gene encoding leucine-rich repeat, immunoglobulin-like domain and transmembrane domain-containing protein 1b, translating to MSRHFAVAFCLAFVFLPVLGGSCPAQCNCFFHKLSDGSKARSVLCNDPEITVVPPNFPSDTSKLRIEKTAITRISSSNFHYLNNLEFLWMSFNSLNSLNVDSFRGLYNLDELRLDGNALTSFPWESLTDTPSLRLLDLHNNKISSVPADATMYIKNITYLDLSSNSLTTVPADVLTMWLSVKPPQDTESSKLILGLHDNPWACDCRLYDLVQFQKFPSSTVALIDPRLRCADPESLSGVLFNEAELQRCQGPRVHTAVARVRSSLGNNVLLRCGTIGVPIPELTWSRADGKKMNGTVQQEISKEGIIWSILSVPAVSYHDSGKYLCKATNFVGTADAVISLVITDSFRSEETAGGVSKKNRGKKPGGIGRAAYQEKLIARYVPPPTSSAGKPIIEPLNGKGVTGKYEIQSYSVSDGASKGQGKDSDQKSVDVDALSNLAANASSLQQAPEKRIVRSVKVIGDTDHTVSLNWRAPTAINTTEFSVLYAVFGERDMRRINVGAGKNRITIDGLVPKTKYIACVCVKGLIPKKEQCVIFSTDEAASASGTQKLINVVVITVACVIAVPLTLIVCCGALKKRCQKLLGRQSKDIQDSYVTFETLGPGTKTKGMEGEYLTRLNPDESNRLLSARSSVDSEALARTEGPPNEYFC from the exons ATGAGTCGACATTTCGCTGTTGCTTTTTGTTTGgcgtttgtttttcttcctgtgttGGGCGGTTCGTGTCCTGCCCAGTGCAACTGTTTCTTCCACAAATTAAGTGACGGATCAAAAGCAAG GAGCGTGCTTTGCAATGATCCAGAAATCACCGTGGTCCCTCCAAACTTCCCCAGCGACACGTCCAAGCTGCGTATCGAGAAAACGGCCATCACAAGGATTTCCAGCAGCAACTTCCACTACCTCAACAACCTGGAGTTTCTCTGGATGTCGTTCAATTCACTGAATTCACTGAACGTCGACAGCTTCCGAGGTCTTTACAACCTGGACGAGCTCCGGCTGGACGGGAACGCCCTCACCTCCTTCCCCTGGGAGTCCCTGACCGACACGCCGAGCCTGAGGCTGCTCGACTTGCACAACAACAAGATTTCCAGCGTCCCCGCCGACGCCACCATGTACATCAAGAATATCACCTATCTGGACTTATCCAGCAACAGCCTGACGACTGTCCCCGCTGACGTCCTCACAATGTGGCTCAGCGTGAAGCCGCCCCAGGACACGGAATCCTCCAAACTAATTCTCG GGCTCCATGACAACCCTTGGGCGTGTGACTGCCGCCTGTACGATCTGGTCCAGTTTCAGAAGTTCCCCTCATCGACCGTGGCTCTCATTGACCCCAGGCTGAGGTGCGCCGATCCAGAGAGCCTGTCGGGGGTCCTCTTCAACGAGGCCGAGCTGCAGCGGTGCCAGGGCCCCCGGGTGCACACGGCCGTGGCTCGTGTTCGGAGCTCACTGGGCAACAACGTCCTGCTCCGCTGTGGCACAATCGGAGTCCCCATCCCTGAGCTGACCTGGAGCCGCGCCGATGGCAAGAAAATGAACGGCACCG ttcAGCAAGAGATTTCCAAGGAGGGCATCATTTGGTCGATCCTGAGTGTCCCTGCGGTCTCCTACCATGACTCTGGGAAATATCTCTGCAAAGCAACCAACTTTGTGGGCACCGCAGATGCAGTCATCTCCTTAGTGATCACAGATTCCTTTCGCTCTGAGGAAACAGCCGGTGGTGTTtccaagaagaacagaggaaagaaacCTGGTGGCATCGGTAGAGCGGCGTACCAGGAGAAACTTATTGCCAGATACGTTCCGCCACCAACTAGCTCAGCCGGAAAGCCCATCATCGAACCGCTCAATGGCAAAGGTGTGACCGGGAAGTATGAAATCCAGAGCTACAGTGTCTCTGATGGAGCTTCTAAGGGACAAGGCAAGGATTCGGACCAGAAATCAGTGGATGTGGATGCTTTGAGTAACTTAGCAGCCAACGCCTCGTCCTTACAGCAAGCTCCTGAGAAAAGGATAGTGCGTTCGGTGAAGGTGATTGGTGACACCGACCATACTGTTTCCTTGAACTGGCGAGCCCCCACAGCCATAAATACCACAGAGTTCAGTGTCCTATATGCTGTATTCGGTGAGAGAGACATGCGTCGGATCAATGTGGGTGCTGGAAAGAACCGGATCACCATTGATGGCCTCGTGCCAAAAACAAAGTACATTGCTTGTGTTTGCGTCAAAGGCCTGATCCCGAAAAAGGAGCAGTGTGTAATCTTCTCAACAGATGAAGCAGCCAGTGCGAGTGGCACTCAGAAGCTTATTAACGTGGTGGTGATAACGGTGGCCTGTGTGATTGCCGTCCCCCTGACACTGATCGTGTGCTGCGGGGCGCTGAAGAAGCGCTGCCAAAAGCTGCTGGGGCGGCAGTCCAAGGATATACAGGACTCGTACGTCACATTCGAGACCCTCGGCCCTGGGACCAAAACCAAGGGGATGGAGGGCGAATATCTGACGAGGCTAAACCCTGATGAATCCAACAGGTTGCTCTCGGCGAGGTCCAGTGTTGACTCCGAGGCCTTAGCCAGGACTGAGGGGCCACCCAACGAGTACTTCTGCTAA
- the rgrb gene encoding retinal G protein coupled receptor b: MASFTLPEGFTDFDMFTFGTALLVGGMLGFALNAISIVSFLTVKEMRNPSNFFVFNLAVADLCLNINGLTAAYASYLRYWPFGQDGCSYHGFQGMISVLASISFMAAIAWDRYHQYCTRQKLFWSTTLTMSGIIWILSIFWAAVPLMGWGVYDFEPMKTCCTLDYTRGDRDYVTYMLTLVVLYLMFPAFTMWSCYDATHKHFKKVHHHRFNTSWPLRVMLMCWGPYVLMCIYACFENVKVVSPKLRMILPVIAKTNPIFNALLYSFGNEFYRGGVWNFLTGQKIVDPVVKKAK; encoded by the exons ATGGCTTCGTTTACGTTACCGGAGGGTTTCACGGACTTTGACATGTTTACATTCGGCACAGCGCTCCTGGTCGGAG ggATGCTCGGCTTCGCCCTGAACGCCATCAGCATCGTGTCTTTCCTCACCGTGAAGGAGATGCGGAATCCCAGTAACTTCTTTGTCTTTAATCTGGCCGTGGCCGACCTGTGTCTGAACATCAACGGACTCACGGCTGCTTACGCCAGCTACCTCAG ATATTGGCCGTTTGGTCAAGATGGATGTAGCTATCATGGTTTCCAGGGGATGATATCGGTCCTGGCCTCAATCAGTTTCATGGCTGCCATCGCTTGGGACAGATATCACCAGTACTGCACAA GACAGAAGCTGTTCTGGAGCACGACTCTGACGATGAGCGGAATCATCTGgattctctccatcttctgGGCCGCTGTTCCTCTGATGGGATGGGGCGTCTACGACTTTGAGCCGATGAAGACTTGCTGCACGTTGGACTACaccagaggagacag AGACTATGTAACCTACATGTTAACCCTGGTGGTGCTCTACCTGATGTTCCCAGCTTTCACCATGTGGTCGTGTTATGATGCCACCCACAAACACTTCAAGAAGGTCCATCACCACAGg ttcAACACCAGTTGGCCGTTGAGGGTCATGCTGATGTGCTGGGGCCCCTACGTCCTCATGTGTATCTACGCCTGCTTCGAGAACGTGAAGGTGGTGTCCCCGAAGCTGCGAATG ATTCTTCCAGTCATCGCGAAGACAAATCCGATCTTCAACGCCCTCCTCTACTCGTTCGGAAACGAGTTCTACCGAGGCGGCGTGTGGAACTTCCTCACCGGACAGAAGATAGTGGATCCAGTTGTGAAGAAGGCCAAATAA
- the slc18a3b gene encoding probable vesicular acetylcholine transporter-B: protein MEGEGRSSGLAKTAALKLSEMGEKTKRLGTAMKDPQGQRRIILVIVCVALLLDNMLYMVIVPIIPDYLAELEIEQSAHVHLVIHPNSSANSTILDKINKNNLDIQIGVLFASKAILQLLVNPLSGTFIDRVGYDIPLLIGLSVMFVSTCIFAIGENYATLFFARSLQGLGSAFADTSGIAMIADKYTEEGERSRALGIALAFISFGSLVAPPFGGILYEFAGKKVPFIVLACICLADGILLLTVIKPFSSRTRENMPVGTPIYKLIMDPYIAVVAGALTVCNIPLAFLEPTISNWMETTMHSSQWEMGITWLPAFFPHVLGVYLTVKLAAKHPHLQWFYGALGMVIIGASSCTVPACKTFGQLIAPLCGICFGIALVDTALLPTLAFLVDVRHVSVYGSVYALADISYSVAYAMGPIVAGQIVHNLGFVQLNLGMGLVNVLYAPALLLLRNVCQMKPSRSEQDNLLEEAPQGLYDTIRMEERRAKKKGYSTAGNCLPVDENGFDPFGAQRSLSEESSGPEYT from the coding sequence atggagggagaggggagatcCTCCGGGCTGGCGAAAACTGCCGCCTTAAAACTGTCCGAGATGGGAGAGAAAACCAAGCGGCTGGGCACCGCGATGAAGGATCCACAAGGGCAGAGACGGATCATATTAGTGATTGTTTGCGTGGCTCTCCTGCTGGACAATATGCTCTACATGGTAATCGTGCCAATTATCCCAGACTATCTGGCTGAACTGGAGATTGAGCAGTCAGCGCACGTCCACCTAGTGATTCACCCCAACTCTTCAGCCAACAGCACAATCCTAGACAAAATCAACAAGAACAACTTAGACATCCAGATAGGCGTTCTCTTCGCCTCCAAAGCCATCCTGCAGCTCTTAGTCAACCCGCTGTCCGGAACTTTCATAGACCGGGTTGGATATGACATCCCGCTTTTAATTGGACTCTCGGTTATGTTCGTGTCCACCTGCATATTTGCGATTGGGGAGAACTATGCGACGCTCTTCTTTGCCAGAAGTTTGCAGGGCCTGGGCTCTGCTTTCGCGGACACGTCTGGGATCGCGATGATCGCAGACAAATAcacggaggagggggagaggagccGGGCGCTCGGCATCGCCCTGGCCTTCATCTCTTTCGGGAGCCTCGTGGCGCCTCCCTTCGGGGGCATCCTGTACGAGTTCGCGGGCAAGAAAGTGCCCTTCATCGTGCTCGCCTGCATCTGCCTGGCGGACGGTATCCTACTGCTCACCGTGATCAAGCCCTTCTCCAGCAGGACTAGAGAGAACATGCCGGTCGGCACCCCCATTTACAAACTCATAATGGACCCGTACATAGCTGTGGTTGCCGGTGCGCTCACAGTGTGCAACATCCCCCTTGCCTTTCTGGAGCCCACCATCTCCAACTGGATGGAGACCACAATGCACTCCTCTCAGTGGGAGATGGGAATCACCTGGCTCCCAGCCTTCTTCCCTCACGTGCTCGGTGTGTACCTTACAGTTAAATTGGCAGCGAAGCATCCACACCTGCAGTGGTTTTACGGAGCGTTGGGTATGGTTATCATAGGAGCCAGCTCCTGCACAGTCCCCGCATGCAAAACTTTTGGGCAGCTCATCGCCCCGTTGTGCGGTATTTGTTTTGGCATCGCACTCGTCGACACCGCGCTGCTGCCCACACTCGCGTTCCTGGTCGACGTGCGTCATGTCTCGGTGTATGGTAGTGTTTACGCCCTAGCAGATATTTCCTATTCGGTTGCTTATGCTATGGGTCCTATAGTGGCCGGGCAGATAGTGCACAATCTCGGGTTTGTACAGCTCAATCTGGGTATGGGTCTCGTCAATGTGCTTTACGCACCAGCCTTGTTGCTGCTGCGCAACGTGTGCCAAATGAAACCGTCCCGCTCAGAGCAGGATAACCTGTTAGAGGAGGCTCCGCAGGGGCTGTACGATACTatcaggatggaggagaggagagccaAGAAGAAGGGCTACAGCACGGCAGGGAACTGCCTGCCAGTAGATGAAAATGGGTTTGACCCATTCGGAGCACAGCGGTCCTTGTCAGAAGAGTCGTCCGGTCCGGAGTACACTTAG